In Dasypus novemcinctus isolate mDasNov1 chromosome 10, mDasNov1.1.hap2, whole genome shotgun sequence, one DNA window encodes the following:
- the LOC101413690 gene encoding olfactory receptor 5B21, giving the protein MENSTKVTEFILLGLTDDPNLQVPLFLAILFIYLITLAGNGGMMLIIRSDSHLHTPMYFFLSHLSFVDLGYSSAVAPKMVAALQSGNKVISYNGCAAQFFFFVGFATVECYLLASMAYDRHAAVCRPLHYTTTMTTGVCALLTIGSYVCGFLNASIHTAGTFRLSFCGSNEIHHFFCDIPPLLALSCSNTRISRLVVFFVVGFNVLSTLLVILISYLFIFIAIQRMHSAKGQQKAFSTCASHLTAVSIFYGTIIFMYLQPSSSQSLDTDKITSVFYTVVIPMLNPLIYSLRNKEVKSAVWKRFNKYHPPSLSMEWARN; this is encoded by the coding sequence ATGGAAAACAGCACAAAAGTGACAGAGTTCATCCTTTTGGGATTAACAGATGACCCAAATCTTCAGGTTCCCCTATTCCTGGCAATTTTGTTCATCTACCTCATAACTCTGGCTGGGAATGGGGGCATGATGCTGATCATCCGCTCAGACTCCCACCTCCATACCCCAATGTACTTCTTCCTCAGTCACCTCTCCTTTGTAGATCTGGGTTACTCATCAGCTGTAGCTCCCAAGATGGTGGCTGCATTGCAGTCAGGGAACAAGGTCATCTCCTACAATGGATGTGCTGCTCAGTTCTTCTTCTTTGTGGGTTTTGCCACTGTCGAGTGCTACCTCCTGGCctccatggcctatgaccgccATGCAGCAGTATGTAGGCCTCTTCATTACACCACCACCATGACAACAGGTGTGTGTGCCCTCCTGACCATTGGCTCCTACGTCTGTGGCTTTCTCAATGCCTCTATCCACACAGCAGGCACCTTCAGACTATCCTTCTGTGGTTCTAATGAGATTCATCATTTTTTCTGTGACATACCTCCACTCCTGGCTCTCTCATGCTCCAACACACGCATCAGCAGGTTGGTTGTCTTCTTTGTCGTGGGCTTCAATGTCCTTTCCACCCTCCTGGTCATCCTTATATCTTACCTCTTCATATTCATCGCCATTCAAAGGATGCATTCTGCCAAAGGACAGCAGAAAGCCTTCTCCACTTGTGCTTCCCATCTCACTGCCGTGTCCATCTTCTATGGCACAATCATCTTCATGTACCTACAGCCCAGTTCTAGCCAGTCCCTGGATACAGACAAAATAACATCTGTGTTTTACACTGTGGTGATTCCCATGCTAAATCCTTTGATCTACAGCCTTAGGAACAAAGAAGTGAAAAGTGCTGTCTGGAAAAGATTCAACAAATATCATCCCCCATCTTTAAGTATGGAGTGGGCACGTAACTAA